One Panicum virgatum strain AP13 chromosome 9K, P.virgatum_v5, whole genome shotgun sequence genomic region harbors:
- the LOC120650138 gene encoding fe(2+) transport protein 2-like: protein MPSQTPRVAVVFVLTLLVLASSSLAVAAAAQAEPEAAAPPAHGVCGGGGADAGGGCHSVPRALRLKLIAIPAILLASTVGVSLPLASRSVPALRPDGDLFAVVKAFASGVILGTGYMHVLPDSFNDLTSPCLPRRPWAEFPFTAFVAMLAAVLTLMVDSLMLTFHSRGKASAAVAHHHGRHGSPPPQELVNRHGYGHLDDMSEPAASSEDDVEAGRTQLLRNRVIVQVLEMGIVVHSVVIGLGMGASQNVCTIRPLVAALCFHQLFEGMGLGGCILQAEYGARTRSVLVFFFSTTTPLGIALGLALTRVYSDSSPTALVVVGLLNAASAGLLHYMALVDLLAADFMGPRLQGSVRLQLVCFLAVLLGAGGMSVMAKWA, encoded by the exons ATGCCTtcacaaacaccaagagtagcAGTAGTGTTCGTCCTCACTCTCCTCGTGCTCGCGTCCTCCTCGCTGGCCGTCGCGGCCGCTGCGCAAGCCGAGCCCGAAGCGGCGGCACCGCCGGCCCACggcgtgtgcggcggcggcggcgcggacgcggGCGGGGGATGCCACAGCGTCCCCAGGGCGCTGCGGCTGAAGCTGATCGCCATCCCGGCGATCCTCCTCGCCAGCACGGTCGGCGTGAGCCTGCCGCTCGCCTCCCGCTCCGTGCCGGCGCTCCGCCCCGACGGCGACCTCTTCGCCGTCGTCAAGGCCTTCGCGTCGGGGGTCATCCTCGGCACGGGCTACATGCACGTGCTCCCGGACTCCTTCAACGACCTCACCTCGCCCTGCCTGCCGCGGAGGCCCTGGGCGGAGTTCCCCTTCACGGCGTTCGTCGCCATGCTCGCCGCCGTGCTCACGCTCATGGTGGACTCGCTCATGCTCACGTTCCACAGCCGGGGCAAGGCCAGCGCCGCGGTCGCGCACCACCACGGCCGCCATGGCAGCCCTCCTCCGCAGGAGCTCGTGAACCGCCATGGTTACGGGCATCTGGACGACATGAGtgagccggcggcgagctcggaggACGACGTGGAGGCTGGCAGAACGCAGCTGCTCAGGAACCGCGTCATTGTTCAG gttctggagatgggcatcGTGGTGCACTCGGTGGTGATCGGCCTCGGGATGggcgcgtcgcagaacgtgtgCACGATCCGGCCGCTGGTGGCGGCGCTCTGCTTCCACCAGCTGTTCGAGGGGATGGGGCTCGGCGGCTGCATCCTGCAGGCGGAGTACGGCGCCCGGACGAGGTCGGTgctggtcttcttcttctcgacGACGACGCCGCTCGGGATCGCGCTGGGGCTCGCGCTCACCAGGGTGTACAGCGACAGCAGCCCGACGGCGCTGGTCGTGGTCGGCCTGCTCAacgcggcgtcggcggggctGCTCCACTACATGGCGCTCGTggacctcctcgccgccgacttCATGGGGCCCAGGCTGCAGGGAAGCGTCAGGCTCCAGCTCGTCTGCTtcctcgccgtcctcctcggcgccggcggcatgtCCGTCATGGCCAAGTGGGCGTGA